The Posidoniimonas polymericola genome segment CGCGAGAAGAAGCAGTGGGATTTCTTGCTCGTCCGGCCGCTCTTGCTGGTGCTCTACTTCTTCGTGCGGTTTGTCAGCTTCCCGCTGAAGTTTGTGTTCCACCGGTTCCCGTTGGGGTTTGAGCCGTACCTGATTGATTTCTGCATGGCGTTCGGGATGAAGTACCTCGCCCGCGCCGACGCCGCGGAGCTGTTCATGCGGCACGTCCAGATCGAGCCGCTGCTGTACCAGCACATCCTGCGGCGCCGCGACGACCCGCCAGAAGCCAATGGGATCAAGCTGAACACGATCGACGGTGACTACAGCGTCGAGGACATCCGGACGGTGCTTCAGAACCGCCTGACCATCGGGCACGACCTCTTGTCCTACGAGGTGGTCGACCGGTTCGACAAGCAGACGTTCCTCGACAACCTCGACTACATCCGCTCCGTCCAGCCGGGCGACCACGAGCTGTGGAGCAAGGCCGTGCTGGAGACCAACCGGCGGCACTCGCTGCAGTGGTTCGGCCCCACCAATATCGTGATGCTCATCGTGCTGGCGATCACGGTGTTCGGCGACCTCCGAACCACCGTCACGGCGCTGAACTCGTTCGGGTCGGACTCCGTACTGCTGTGGTGCGTCAAACGCATCTACGCCGGCAACCAAGAGGTGCAGTCCGATCTCGATTTCTTCATGCAGGAGGTGTCCAACCGCGGCCACTACAATTCGAGCGCGTTCTTCTCCAACCCCAGCCAGTACCTCTACTACCACATCGTGTTCGACGAGGTGGTGTACGACCTGCTGCGTAGGGTTCCCCCGCCCCGCAGCGAGGCGACCTAGCCAATGCCCTGCTACATCACCCGCACCGCCTCGTTCCTGCCGAATGCGCCCGTCGACAACGACGGCATCCAACGCCGCCTCGGGGTGCTTGACGGCGAGGGCGAGGTCCGAGACGCCATCCTCGCGATGAACGGGATCCGGCGGCGGCACTACGCCCAGAACGATCACCAGGAGCCGACGCACGACGTCTACGCGTTGGGCGCCGAGGCGGTGAACCGGCTGGCGACCCGCGCCGACGCTACCCGCGCGACCTTCCTGTCCGCGGGGACGACGTTCGCCCCCCTCGCCGCGCCCGGGTACTCGTCGATACTCCACTCACGGCTGAGCGAGTGCGGCGTCCTGCCGAGCCCGGTCGAGATCAGCTCCCACGCCGGGATCTGCTCTTCGGCCTCCGCGGGGTTGGTGGCGGCGGCCCGGGCGGTGGCCAGCGGCGACCACCGCACCGCGCTGTGCGTCGGGGCGGAACACGCCTCGGAGGTCCTTAAGTCAACGGCGATCCGGCCGGTCGACGACCGCAACCAGCACGGGAACCTCCGGAATAGCCAGTGGTTCATGTCGGTGTTCCTGAGGTTCATGCTCTCCGACGGTGCCGGGGCGCTGCTGCTCGAGGACCAACCCAACCGCCAGGGACTTTCGCTGAAAATCAACTGGACCCACTCGCTATCGCTGGCCAACCAAGCCCCCCTGTGCATGAAGCTGGAGAACCACAACTCGCTGCTCAGCCAGGACGTTTCGGTCCTCTCCAGGCATCTGTTCCCGGCCGCCGAGGTCTTCCTGCGGGACGCGTTCCAGCAGCACGGGGACTCGATCGACTCGCACACGGTCGTGCTGCCGCACATGTCCTCCTTCTTCTTCCGACGCAAGATGGAACGGGTGATCGCCAACAGCGGCGAGGGCGCCCCCACGCCGTACTGGACTAACCTCGCCACCGCTGGCAACACCGGCGCCGCGAGCATCTTCGTCATGCTGGACGAATTCCTGAGCGAGGACCGCGTGGCCCCTGGCGATCGCGTGCTGCTGTTCGTGCCGGAATCGGGGCAGTTCAACTTCGTGCTGATCAGCCTCACGGCGGTGGCGCCATGACCGCCGGGCGGGGCCGGCTCGCGATCGTCGGCGCCGGGAGCAGCGGGCTGATCAGCCTCAAGCACGCCCTCGACGCGCTGCCCGAATGGGAGATCGAGTGCTTCGAAGAATCGGACACCGTGACTGGGGCGTGGGGCCGCCCGTACGACGGCTTCGTCTCGACGTCGACCAAGTACACCACGCAGTTCAGCTGCCTGCCCGTCTACGACGCGTCGGTCCAGCCCGACCGGGGCGAGAGCCGCAGCGAGTTCTTCCGCGACGGCGAGTACGGCGAGTACCTCAACCGGTTCGCCGAGCATTTTGATCTGCGGCGGCACATCAAGTTTCGCCGCCGCGTGCTCTCGGTCCGCCGCCCCCAGGACGCCACCGGGTGGGAGGTAACCTTCCAATCGGACCCAGCCGCTGAAACGCAGACCAGCCGGTTCGACGCCGTCATCCTCTGTACGGGCCTGGTGGCCGAGCCTCGATCGTCGGGCGACCATCCGCACGCCATCGACCCGAGGACGCTCTTCTCGCACGAACGCACGGCGTCGATCACCGGCAAGGCCGTGGCGGTCATCGGCGGCGGAGAAATGGCCGCCGACTTCGCCAACCGCTTCGCGCGGCCCGAGCTCGGCAATCGAGTGCTGCTGTCGCTCCGCTCGGGAGTCCGCGTGAGCCCGCGGTACCACCCGATACGCGGCGTGCCGTCCGACTTCCTGCGGAACCGGCTCATGCTGTCGATCCACGAAGACATCCGCAACCGGATCGGGAACTGGTTTGTCCGCACCCGCATCCGGCGACAGGAATGGCTGGAGTGGCTCTTCCCCGACGCCAAGTCTGCGGGCGCCGCTCACGATACGCAGGCCTACGCCCGCCGCAAGCAGTGGGGGGAGATCCTCAACCGCCGCGCCCAGCACAACCTGTTCGACATGTTTCACAACAAGAGCGACGACTTCCTCACCGCCGTCGCCGAGGATCGCCTGCGCATCGTCGGCCCACCGGTCGACTCGTCGTTGACCAAGTGGGAAGGGTTCGACGACGACGGTCCCCACCACTTCACGCCGGACGTCGTGGTCCCCGCGATTGGCTTCCGTTCCAGGCTCGGCGAGGTCCTGGGCGGCGGAGCCAGCGTACGCGACTTCTACCTCGGCTGCCGGCACGCCGAGCACGACGACCTGTTTCTTGTCGGGTTCGCCCGGCCGGTGATCGGCAACATCCCCTCGATTAGCGAGATCCAGGCCAGGTACGTCAGCAGCGTGATCGCCGGCCGGACGCCGCGCCCCGACAACCTCACCGAGCTCCATCGGGCGGACGTCGAAGCCCGCACCGCACGGTACCGCGGCGTCGACACCCGACTAATCTACCCCGTTGAGATGTTCCCCTACTGCGATCGCCTGGCGGCGGCGATGGGCGAGAGCCCACGGGCGGCGTCACTCGTGGACTGGTGGACCCAGAACACGGCCCCGGCCACGACGCTCGACTACCACTGCTTCGGTGAACAACGCGGCGCCCGCCCGCGGCCCCCTACCTACATGCCGACCGTGCTGATAGCGCTGCTCCTCGCCCTGAAGCCGGTCGATTGGACTTACCGGCTGCTGCTTGCCTGTCGCTGAGCGACCCGCACCCGCAGACCGTGCTTGGGCCGCATGGTCAGCAACGCCCGGACCTCGTGGCGGTGGCGCGGGTCGACCCGGATCCTGAGCTTCCGGGCCAGGGTCGCTAGCACGACCACCAGCTCTTGCATCGCAAAATGAACGCCAACGCAAACCCGTGGCCCGCCGCCGAACGGCACGTACGCGTAGGTCGAGCGGCGGTTCTCTTCCTTGCCGGGCGAGAACCGGTTGGGGTCGAAGACCTCTGGGTCGTTCCAGAACCCCGGGTGGCGGTGGAGCGCGTAGCGGCTGAACGCCACGGTGTCGCCCGCCCGCAACGTGGCGCCCCCGAGCTCGACCTCCCGCGTGACGTTTCGGTTCTCAAACCAGAACGGCGGGTGGAGCCTGAGGGTCTCGTCGATGACCATGCGGGTGTAGGTGAGGCGGGGCACGTCGGCCGACTCGATCGGCCTGTCGCCGAGGACCGTGTCGAGCTCTTCGAGCAGCCGTTGCTCGACCGCGGGGTTGCGGTCGAGCTCGTACCACGCCCACGTGAGCGCGACCGACGAGGTCTCGTGCCCGCCCACGATCATCCCCAGCACCTCGTCTCTGATCTCAGCGTCGCTCAGCGGCGCCGCCTCGCCGTCGGGCCCGCCCCCGCAGAGCAGCGATAGCAGGCCGCCCTCCGAGCCGTCACGGCGGTTGCTGTCGAGCATCCGCTGAATGAACCCGTGGAACTCTCGGACGGTCCGCTCGAGGCGTAGGTTGAGCGGCGAGGGGAACCAGGCGCTCCGGATCACCGGCAGCGGCGCCTTGGAGCTGAAGTGATCGATCGCGTGCGTCCAGCGTTGGACCGATTCCTGCGCCCCGTCGAACCCGTCCTGGAACAAACTCCGGCCAATGATCTCTAGAGTTAGGCGATCCATCTCCGGTGCGATATCGAACGACGCGTCGCGGCGGCAGAGCGGCAGCCAGCGGGCCGCCGCCTGCTCTGCCGCACGGACCATCAGCTCGCAGTAACCCTCGACCTGCCGCGGACCCAGCACTTTCTGGGCGGCGGCGCGGCGCCGCTTCCACGACTCGCCCTCGGCGACGACAAGTCCGCTCCCGAACGCGCGCCGGAACCGGTCGTAGAGCGGGCTGTTCTTGTCGAACGTGTCGTGGGCGCCCTGCAGCACCTGCTTCACGAGCGCAGGGTGGTTGACCAGGTAGAAAGAGATGGGGCCACGGTACTCAACGAAGTCTCCGTAGTCCTGGATGAGTCGCTCGAAGAACCGCTCGCGGCTGCCGGCCAGCATCCACAGCTTGTGGGACCACGGCGGCCGGGCGGGCGTTCCTGCAAACGGCGCTGGTTCCGGGTCTGAGGTCATTGGCTGCGGTAGTCCAGGCTAGGCATCGCGTAATCGAGATTGCCCCGCGGTGCGGCGGCGATCACCGTATGCCCCCTGAGGTCGGCCGGGCGATCGCGCCGGCTAATCCTCGCCCAGGAACACCTTGAGCACTTCCTCCGGCGCGGGGGCGTAGCCGCTGGGGGCCATCGAGCAGCTCGCGCGGCCCTGCGACAGCGAGCGCATCGCCGAGCTGTAGCCGAACAGGTTCGCCAGCGGGGCCTCGGCGTGCAGCACGGTGTCCGTGCCGCGGAGCTCGGTCTTGTGGATGATCGCGCGGCGCTGCTGCAGGTCGCCCACCAGGTCGCCGACGTGCTCCTCGGGCGTCGAGAGCTCCAGCCGCATGATCGGCTCTAGCAGGACAACGCCCGCCTCGCGGAGGCCCTTGTCCACCGCCAGGTTGGCGGCCGTGCGGAAGGCGATCTCGGTGGCGTCGGTCTCGTGGACGTCGCCGCCCAAGAGCGTGACCTTCAGCCGCATCAGGGGGAAGCCGAGCGTGCCGCTGCCGGCGATCGCCGACTCGAGCTCCTCGATCACCACGCAGAGGAACTCGTTCGGCAGGCCGTGGTTCGGGTCGATCGACACGGTGACCGGCGGCAGCTTGGCTGCGAGCGGGCCGCTGGGCGTGTACGGCTCGACCTTCAGACGCACCGCGGCGGTGTGCTGCGCGCCGTTGATCAGCCGGTTGCACTCGCCGGTCACCACGGCCGGGCCGGCGATGGTCTCGCGGTAGCTGACGCGCGGCTTGTGGACCTTGATCTTGAGGCCGAAGTCACGCTCCAGCCGGTGCTGGATGACCTCCAGGTGCAGCTCGCCCATGCCGCTGATCAGCGTCTGGCCGGTCTCCTCGTTGTCCTCGAAGCGGAAGGTGGGGTCCTGCTTCTTCAGCATCTCGAGCATCTGGCCGAGCTTCTTCTTCTCGGTGGAGTTCTCGGCCTCGACCGCGACGCTGATCACGGTCTCGGGGAACTCGATCGACTCCAGCACGATCGGCGCGCGGGTGTCGCACAGGGTGTCGCCCGTGACCGACTCCCGCAGGCCCAGCAGCGCGACGATGTCGCCGGCCTGGGCATGCTGCAGCTGCTCGTCCTTCTTGGTCGCGTGGATCCGCCACAGCTGCGAGACGTTCTCCTTGAAGTTCTTGCCGGCGTTGAGCACGCGGGAGTTCGGATTGATCTCGCCCGAGTAGACGCGGACCCAGTAGAGGTCGCCGGTCTTGAACGGGAGGATCTTGAACACCAGGCCGCAGAACGGCTCGGCCGGGTCGGGCTTGCGGACCAGCTTCTTGGGCGGGGTGTCCTCGGCGGCGCCCTTGCGCTTGCCGCCCTCGACCACCGGCTCGGTCCCGACGACCGGCGGCATCTCCAGCGGGTGCGGCAGGTACGCGGCGACCGCGTCGAGCACCTGCTGGACGCCGATGCCGTGCAGGGCCGAGCCGCACAGCACCGGCTGCACCTGCAGGTGGATGGTGGCCTCGCGGACCACTTTGTGGATCAGCGCCGCGGGGATCGGCTCCTCGGAGAGGGCCAGCTCCATCAGCTCGTTGCTGTAGTCGTAGAGGGTCTCGAGCAGCTTCTCGCGCCACAGCTGGGCCTCGGGCAGCAGCTCCTCGGGCACGTCCTCGGCGACGATCTCGCGGCCCTCCTTCCCCTCCGGGAACGTGAGCAGCTTCATCGTGACCAGGTCGACGATGCCGCGGAACGGGTCGGCCACGTGCTGCGGCCCCAGCCCGGCCGGGATCTGCAGCGCCAGCGGGTGGGCGCCCAGCCGGTTCTCGATCTCGTCGAACACGTTCTCGAAGTTGGCGCCCTCGCGGTCGAGCTTGTTGATGAACGCGACCCGCGGAACCTTGTACTTGTTGGCCTGCCGCCAGACGGTCTCGCTCTGGGCCTCGACCCCCTCGCGGGCGCTGAACACCACCACGGCGCCGTCGAGCACGCGGAGGCTGCGTTCGACCTCGGCCGTGAAGTCGACGTGGCCCGGCGTGTCGATCAGGTTGATGTTGACGTCCTTC includes the following:
- a CDS encoding 3-oxoacyl-[acyl-carrier-protein] synthase III C-terminal domain-containing protein, whose translation is MPCYITRTASFLPNAPVDNDGIQRRLGVLDGEGEVRDAILAMNGIRRRHYAQNDHQEPTHDVYALGAEAVNRLATRADATRATFLSAGTTFAPLAAPGYSSILHSRLSECGVLPSPVEISSHAGICSSASAGLVAAARAVASGDHRTALCVGAEHASEVLKSTAIRPVDDRNQHGNLRNSQWFMSVFLRFMLSDGAGALLLEDQPNRQGLSLKINWTHSLSLANQAPLCMKLENHNSLLSQDVSVLSRHLFPAAEVFLRDAFQQHGDSIDSHTVVLPHMSSFFFRRKMERVIANSGEGAPTPYWTNLATAGNTGAASIFVMLDEFLSEDRVAPGDRVLLFVPESGQFNFVLISLTAVAP
- a CDS encoding FAD/NAD(P)-binding protein — its product is MTAGRGRLAIVGAGSSGLISLKHALDALPEWEIECFEESDTVTGAWGRPYDGFVSTSTKYTTQFSCLPVYDASVQPDRGESRSEFFRDGEYGEYLNRFAEHFDLRRHIKFRRRVLSVRRPQDATGWEVTFQSDPAAETQTSRFDAVILCTGLVAEPRSSGDHPHAIDPRTLFSHERTASITGKAVAVIGGGEMAADFANRFARPELGNRVLLSLRSGVRVSPRYHPIRGVPSDFLRNRLMLSIHEDIRNRIGNWFVRTRIRRQEWLEWLFPDAKSAGAAHDTQAYARRKQWGEILNRRAQHNLFDMFHNKSDDFLTAVAEDRLRIVGPPVDSSLTKWEGFDDDGPHHFTPDVVVPAIGFRSRLGEVLGGGASVRDFYLGCRHAEHDDLFLVGFARPVIGNIPSISEIQARYVSSVIAGRTPRPDNLTELHRADVEARTARYRGVDTRLIYPVEMFPYCDRLAAAMGESPRAASLVDWWTQNTAPATTLDYHCFGEQRGARPRPPTYMPTVLIALLLALKPVDWTYRLLLACR
- a CDS encoding cytochrome P450, whose product is MTSDPEPAPFAGTPARPPWSHKLWMLAGSRERFFERLIQDYGDFVEYRGPISFYLVNHPALVKQVLQGAHDTFDKNSPLYDRFRRAFGSGLVVAEGESWKRRRAAAQKVLGPRQVEGYCELMVRAAEQAAARWLPLCRRDASFDIAPEMDRLTLEIIGRSLFQDGFDGAQESVQRWTHAIDHFSSKAPLPVIRSAWFPSPLNLRLERTVREFHGFIQRMLDSNRRDGSEGGLLSLLCGGGPDGEAAPLSDAEIRDEVLGMIVGGHETSSVALTWAWYELDRNPAVEQRLLEELDTVLGDRPIESADVPRLTYTRMVIDETLRLHPPFWFENRNVTREVELGGATLRAGDTVAFSRYALHRHPGFWNDPEVFDPNRFSPGKEENRRSTYAYVPFGGGPRVCVGVHFAMQELVVVLATLARKLRIRVDPRHRHEVRALLTMRPKHGLRVRVAQRQASSSR
- the fusA gene encoding elongation factor G; amino-acid sequence: MSTDLTKIRNIGVIAHIDAGKTTTTERMLYVSGARHRAGEVDRGTTTTDDDAEEQERGITIYSACVQFPWKDVNINLIDTPGHVDFTAEVERSLRVLDGAVVVFSAREGVEAQSETVWRQANKYKVPRVAFINKLDREGANFENVFDEIENRLGAHPLALQIPAGLGPQHVADPFRGIVDLVTMKLLTFPEGKEGREIVAEDVPEELLPEAQLWREKLLETLYDYSNELMELALSEEPIPAALIHKVVREATIHLQVQPVLCGSALHGIGVQQVLDAVAAYLPHPLEMPPVVGTEPVVEGGKRKGAAEDTPPKKLVRKPDPAEPFCGLVFKILPFKTGDLYWVRVYSGEINPNSRVLNAGKNFKENVSQLWRIHATKKDEQLQHAQAGDIVALLGLRESVTGDTLCDTRAPIVLESIEFPETVISVAVEAENSTEKKKLGQMLEMLKKQDPTFRFEDNEETGQTLISGMGELHLEVIQHRLERDFGLKIKVHKPRVSYRETIAGPAVVTGECNRLINGAQHTAAVRLKVEPYTPSGPLAAKLPPVTVSIDPNHGLPNEFLCVVIEELESAIAGSGTLGFPLMRLKVTLLGGDVHETDATEIAFRTAANLAVDKGLREAGVVLLEPIMRLELSTPEEHVGDLVGDLQQRRAIIHKTELRGTDTVLHAEAPLANLFGYSSAMRSLSQGRASCSMAPSGYAPAPEEVLKVFLGED